A stretch of the Glutamicibacter sp. JL.03c genome encodes the following:
- the nadE gene encoding ammonia-dependent NAD(+) synthetase, with protein MRELQAEIIEELGVRPEIDAAQEIRRRVDFLKDYLSATGAKGFVLGISGGIDSTLAGRLAQLAVQEVREAGGEARFVSVRLPHGVQQDAADAAAAMDFIAADEQFEVNIAKPVAALDEAITDAGHPKISDFNRGNAKARTRMIVQYAIAGDRGMLVLGTDHAAESVTGFFTKFGDGGADLLPLAGLNKRQNQALLRELQAPELLWSKKPTADLLDGQPQRADEDELGLTYDQIDDYLEGREVAEAAAEAIEKRFVASRHKRAVPATYWDTWWRA; from the coding sequence ATGCGTGAATTGCAAGCAGAGATCATTGAAGAGTTGGGCGTGCGCCCGGAAATCGACGCCGCGCAGGAGATCCGCCGTCGTGTTGATTTCCTCAAGGACTACCTGTCGGCCACCGGTGCCAAGGGTTTTGTCCTGGGGATTTCCGGCGGCATCGATTCCACCCTGGCCGGTCGCCTGGCTCAACTGGCAGTCCAGGAAGTCCGCGAGGCCGGAGGCGAAGCACGCTTCGTTTCGGTACGCCTTCCCCACGGTGTGCAGCAGGATGCCGCCGACGCCGCCGCGGCCATGGACTTCATTGCCGCCGATGAGCAATTCGAGGTGAATATCGCCAAGCCGGTCGCCGCGCTCGATGAGGCGATCACCGATGCCGGGCACCCGAAGATCAGCGACTTCAACCGCGGCAACGCGAAGGCCCGCACCCGCATGATCGTGCAGTACGCCATCGCGGGCGACCGCGGAATGCTGGTGCTGGGCACCGACCACGCCGCCGAATCCGTCACCGGGTTCTTCACCAAATTCGGTGATGGCGGCGCCGATCTTTTGCCGTTGGCCGGCTTGAACAAGCGCCAGAACCAAGCCCTGCTGCGTGAATTGCAGGCCCCAGAACTGCTCTGGTCCAAGAAGCCCACCGCGGACCTGCTCGATGGCCAGCCGCAGCGCGCCGATGAGGACGAACTCGGCCTGACCTACGACCAGATCGACGATTACCTCGAGGGCCGCGAGGTTGCCGAAGCGGCCGCGGAAGCCATTGAAAAGCGCTTTGTCGCATCACGCCATAAGCGCGCGGTGCCAGCGACCTACTGGGACACGTGGTGGCGGGCCTGA
- the pyrE gene encoding orotate phosphoribosyltransferase yields the protein MSETSARERLKELIQELAIVRGKVILSSGKEADYYIDLRRVTLHQEASGLVGEVMLELLDEAQLEFTNVGGLTMGADPVGTAIMHTARAKDRAIDAFVVRKAQKSYGMGRQVEGPSVEGRDVIVLEDTSTTGGSALTAVEGVRKAGGNVIAVAVIVDRDTGAKERIEAEAGVPYLFAYGKDELGL from the coding sequence ATGAGCGAAACCAGCGCCCGTGAGCGACTAAAAGAACTGATCCAAGAACTTGCCATTGTGCGCGGCAAGGTCATCCTGTCTTCGGGCAAGGAAGCTGACTACTACATCGATTTGCGCCGAGTGACCCTGCACCAGGAGGCCTCGGGCCTGGTGGGCGAGGTCATGCTGGAGCTGCTTGATGAAGCGCAGCTGGAGTTCACCAATGTGGGCGGGCTGACCATGGGCGCAGACCCGGTGGGCACCGCCATCATGCACACCGCACGTGCCAAGGATCGCGCGATTGACGCGTTTGTGGTGCGCAAGGCGCAGAAGTCCTACGGCATGGGCCGCCAAGTCGAGGGCCCGAGCGTCGAGGGCCGCGACGTGATTGTGCTCGAGGATACTTCCACCACCGGCGGCTCTGCGCTGACCGCAGTTGAAGGCGTGCGCAAGGCAGGCGGCAACGTCATTGCCGTGGCCGTGATCGTGGACCGCGATACCGGAGCCAAGGAGCGCATCGAGGCCGAAGCCGGGGTGCCGTACCTGTTCGCCTACGGCAAGGATGAGCTGGGCCTGTAG
- a CDS encoding MarR family winged helix-turn-helix transcriptional regulator encodes MNAQRPLGYWLKLVDSLIDEQFAATLEEHGVTRRQWQVLNLLEHQPATEAQLNAGLSPFFASEDEPQSLSEHLAELVESGWVTAQDGVYSITDRGHVSLLKLGELVEKIRTQFGEDLDGSEYDAVVQTLEKMARSLGWKPEDEQA; translated from the coding sequence ATGAACGCACAACGCCCCTTGGGTTACTGGTTGAAATTGGTGGATTCGCTGATTGACGAGCAGTTTGCAGCGACCTTGGAAGAACATGGCGTGACACGCCGGCAGTGGCAGGTGCTCAACCTGCTGGAGCATCAGCCCGCCACCGAGGCGCAGCTGAACGCCGGGCTCTCCCCGTTCTTCGCTTCCGAGGATGAGCCGCAATCGTTGAGCGAGCACTTGGCCGAGCTGGTGGAATCGGGATGGGTCACCGCGCAGGATGGCGTGTACTCGATCACTGACCGCGGCCATGTCTCGCTGCTGAAGCTCGGCGAGCTCGTGGAGAAGATCCGCACGCAGTTCGGAGAGGATCTAGACGGCTCGGAATATGACGCGGTAGTGCAGACCCTGGAAAAGATGGCCCGCAGCCTCGGCTGGAAACCAGAAGACGAGCAGGCGTAG